A genome region from Chlorobaculum tepidum TLS includes the following:
- the uvrA gene encoding excinuclease ABC subunit UvrA has translation MDFSHISIRGARVHNLRNISLDIPRNKLVVITGISGSGKSSLAFDTIYAEGQRRFMETLSPYARQFIGNIERPDVDFIEGLSPVISIDQKSTNRSPRSTVGTVTEIHDFVRLLYAKAGRRYDPVTGQMLQKQSEESIREAIMVLPEGTKLQILSPLVTGRKGHYRELFDRLIKKGYLRARIDGEYVEMSAGMQLERYKSHNIELVIDRLVAGPGIGERLTQAVKLAISMSEHKSSVICDTDDPERGELYFSTQYAYADGTVPVDVLAPNQFSFNSPYGACPECNGLGEVMQLSAELMVPDMTRSLEEGAIEPFGKPGKRNLWQVIRAIAKKYGFSLTTPVAEIPVEAFNILLYGSGSKTFDVGYSYAGKEHLYPQTFQGAVPYVEEVRMNASTSKLREWAESFMIRQTCPVCGGARLKQESLHVKVDGLNIAEVEALPLPEALEFFRALPPKLTTKEKLVAAPVLHEITKRLDFLLNVGLGYLTLDRNSQTLSGGEAQRIRLASQLGSQLSGVLYVLDEPSIGLHQRDNHKLIDSLRRLRDLGNTVLVVEHDKDTMLQADQIIDLGPGAGEHGGLVVAQGTASTLGPESVTAGYLNGTLSVSFPPSKKKKSEQRYLKLKGCRGNNLKQVDAEFPLGSLISVTGVSGSGKSSLINETLYPLLARHFYRSKILALPCDGVEGIELIDKVVNVDQSPIGRTPRSNPATYTGAFTFIRDFFTRLPEAQIRGYKAGRFSFNVKGGRCEVCQGAGTRKIEMNFLPDVYVQCEHCKGKRYNRETLQVKYKGKSIADVLEMPIEEAALFFEDFPRIRRILDTMQSVGLGYLKLGQPSPLLSGGEAQRIKLSAELAKIQTGKTLYILDEPTTGLHFQDIQHLLAVLRKLVEKGNTVIVIEHNLDIVRNSDWIIDLGPEGGNGGGHIVATGTPEEIARRSDTHTGHYLKLDAGDLLTDTD, from the coding sequence ATGGATTTCAGCCACATCAGCATACGAGGCGCACGGGTTCACAATCTCAGGAACATCTCGCTCGACATTCCCCGCAACAAGCTGGTCGTCATTACCGGCATTTCGGGGTCGGGCAAGTCGAGCCTGGCGTTCGATACGATCTACGCCGAGGGGCAACGGCGCTTCATGGAAACGCTCTCGCCTTACGCTCGTCAGTTCATAGGCAACATCGAGCGGCCTGATGTCGATTTCATCGAGGGGCTGTCGCCGGTGATCTCGATCGACCAGAAAAGCACCAACCGTTCGCCGCGCTCGACGGTGGGCACCGTAACTGAAATCCACGACTTTGTGCGACTGCTGTACGCGAAGGCTGGACGGCGCTACGATCCGGTGACGGGTCAGATGCTCCAGAAACAGAGCGAGGAGAGCATCCGCGAGGCGATCATGGTGCTGCCGGAGGGAACAAAGCTCCAGATTCTCTCACCGCTGGTGACGGGGCGAAAAGGACACTATCGCGAGCTGTTCGACCGGCTCATCAAAAAGGGGTACCTCCGCGCCCGCATTGACGGCGAGTACGTCGAGATGAGTGCCGGAATGCAGCTCGAACGCTACAAGAGCCACAACATCGAGCTGGTGATTGACCGGCTGGTGGCTGGGCCGGGCATCGGCGAGCGGCTCACTCAAGCGGTCAAACTGGCCATTTCGATGTCAGAGCACAAGTCGTCGGTGATCTGCGATACGGATGATCCGGAACGCGGAGAGCTGTACTTCAGCACGCAGTACGCCTACGCGGACGGCACTGTGCCGGTGGATGTGCTCGCGCCGAACCAGTTCAGCTTCAACTCCCCCTACGGTGCCTGCCCGGAGTGCAACGGCCTCGGCGAAGTCATGCAGCTCTCGGCGGAGCTGATGGTGCCCGACATGACGCGCTCGCTCGAAGAGGGCGCTATCGAGCCGTTCGGCAAGCCGGGCAAGCGCAACCTCTGGCAGGTGATTCGCGCCATCGCCAAAAAGTACGGCTTCTCGCTCACGACGCCGGTGGCCGAAATTCCGGTCGAGGCTTTCAACATCCTGCTCTACGGCTCCGGCAGCAAGACTTTTGACGTGGGTTACAGCTACGCGGGCAAGGAGCATCTCTATCCACAGACCTTTCAGGGCGCGGTGCCCTACGTCGAGGAGGTGCGGATGAACGCCAGCACGTCAAAGCTGCGGGAATGGGCCGAAAGCTTCATGATCCGCCAGACCTGCCCGGTGTGCGGCGGCGCACGGCTCAAACAGGAGAGCCTGCACGTCAAGGTGGACGGGCTGAACATCGCCGAAGTCGAGGCGCTGCCACTGCCCGAAGCGCTGGAGTTTTTCCGCGCCTTGCCGCCAAAGCTCACCACCAAGGAGAAGCTGGTGGCCGCGCCGGTGCTGCACGAAATCACCAAGCGCCTCGACTTTTTACTCAACGTCGGCCTCGGCTACCTCACGCTCGACCGCAACTCGCAGACTCTCTCCGGCGGCGAAGCACAACGCATACGGCTCGCCTCGCAGCTCGGCTCGCAGCTTTCCGGCGTACTCTACGTGCTCGACGAGCCGAGCATCGGCCTGCACCAGCGCGACAACCACAAGCTCATCGATTCGCTGCGCCGCCTGCGCGACCTCGGCAACACGGTGCTGGTGGTCGAGCACGACAAAGACACCATGCTTCAGGCCGACCAGATCATCGATCTCGGCCCCGGCGCGGGCGAGCACGGCGGCCTCGTGGTGGCACAGGGCACCGCATCGACGCTCGGCCCCGAATCGGTGACGGCGGGCTACCTCAACGGCACGCTCTCGGTGTCCTTCCCGCCCTCGAAGAAGAAGAAGAGCGAACAGCGGTACCTGAAGCTGAAAGGGTGCCGGGGCAACAACCTGAAACAGGTCGATGCCGAATTCCCGCTCGGCTCGCTCATCAGCGTCACCGGCGTGAGCGGCTCGGGCAAATCGAGCCTCATCAACGAAACGCTCTACCCGTTGCTCGCCCGCCACTTCTACCGCTCGAAAATTCTCGCACTGCCCTGTGACGGCGTCGAAGGCATCGAACTCATCGACAAGGTGGTCAACGTCGATCAGTCGCCCATCGGACGCACGCCGCGATCCAATCCGGCCACCTACACCGGCGCGTTCACCTTCATCCGCGACTTTTTCACCCGCCTGCCCGAAGCCCAGATTCGCGGCTACAAGGCGGGGCGCTTCAGCTTCAACGTCAAGGGCGGACGCTGCGAGGTATGCCAGGGTGCGGGCACCCGAAAAATCGAGATGAACTTCCTGCCGGACGTGTACGTGCAGTGCGAGCACTGCAAGGGCAAGCGCTACAACCGCGAGACCTTACAGGTAAAGTACAAGGGCAAGTCTATCGCCGATGTGCTCGAAATGCCCATCGAGGAGGCCGCCCTGTTTTTCGAGGATTTCCCGCGCATCCGACGGATTCTCGATACGATGCAGAGCGTCGGCCTCGGCTACCTCAAGCTCGGCCAGCCATCACCCTTGCTCTCGGGCGGTGAGGCGCAGCGCATCAAGCTCTCGGCGGAGCTGGCCAAAATCCAGACCGGCAAAACGCTCTACATCCTCGACGAACCCACCACCGGCCTGCACTTCCAGGACATCCAGCACCTGCTCGCCGTGCTGCGCAAGCTGGTCGAAAAGGGCAACACGGTCATCGTCATCGAGCACAACCTCGACATCGTGCGCAACAGCGACTGGATCATCGACCTCGGCCCCGAAGGCGGCAACGGCGGCGGCCATATCGTCGCTACCGGCACACCGGAAGAGATCGCCCGCCGAAGCGACACGCACACCGGCCACTAC